The proteins below are encoded in one region of Bosea sp. BIWAKO-01:
- a CDS encoding efflux RND transporter periplasmic adaptor subunit produces MTRLFATGLVLAAIAAAGAGGYVAGTRGVPVPGLDRFTRPAVPRPKPAPAGPIVYYRHPDGMALYALEPRKTEDGRDFLARHASQDVSFDDEAPGSSPDAKGERKPLYYRHPMGLPDTSPVPRKDGMGMDYLPVYAGEEANERLITLSPGRVQRSGVRSEPVSRGAITRSIRVPGTVQLDERRLAVVATRSDAFIQEVAPVTTGDRVAKGDRLVRLYSPEIAAAGAQFLTDLNAAARGAPEGGARQRLENLGVPAEIVAEIDRSRKVPITISWSAPRDGIVLERNVVEGMKVAAGDTLFRLADISTIWVNADVPESELAAVRIGAPVTVRLRGRPEAAFQGKVGLIYPQVAEATRTTKVRVELANPDGILLPNMYAEVEIGSGDGVPVLTVPESAVIDTGTRRIVILDRGEGRFEPREVRLGLRGDGRVAISDGVADGDRVVVSANFLIDAESNLKAALSGLNPPEVKP; encoded by the coding sequence ATGACGCGCCTTTTCGCAACCGGGCTTGTCCTGGCCGCCATCGCGGCGGCCGGGGCTGGCGGCTATGTCGCCGGCACGCGTGGCGTCCCGGTGCCGGGGCTCGATCGGTTCACCAGACCCGCAGTGCCTCGGCCGAAACCGGCACCGGCCGGGCCGATCGTCTACTACCGCCACCCCGACGGGATGGCGCTCTATGCGCTCGAGCCGCGCAAGACCGAGGATGGGCGTGATTTCCTGGCCCGGCATGCGAGCCAGGATGTCAGCTTCGATGACGAGGCCCCCGGCTCCAGCCCGGACGCTAAGGGCGAGCGCAAGCCGCTCTACTATCGCCATCCCATGGGGTTGCCGGACACATCCCCCGTGCCCCGGAAGGACGGGATGGGCATGGATTATCTGCCGGTCTATGCGGGCGAGGAGGCCAATGAGCGGCTCATCACGCTTTCGCCTGGCCGGGTGCAACGCAGTGGCGTGCGATCAGAGCCGGTCAGCCGTGGCGCCATCACGCGGTCGATCCGGGTGCCAGGGACCGTCCAGCTCGACGAGCGGCGTCTCGCCGTGGTCGCAACCCGTTCCGATGCCTTCATCCAGGAGGTCGCGCCGGTCACCACCGGCGATCGCGTGGCCAAGGGGGATCGGCTCGTCAGGCTGTATTCGCCCGAGATCGCGGCTGCCGGTGCGCAGTTCCTGACCGACCTCAATGCAGCCGCCCGAGGAGCGCCGGAGGGCGGCGCGCGTCAGCGCCTTGAAAACCTCGGTGTGCCCGCAGAGATCGTGGCCGAGATCGACCGCAGCCGAAAGGTCCCGATCACGATCAGCTGGTCCGCGCCGCGTGACGGCATCGTGCTGGAGCGCAACGTCGTCGAGGGCATGAAGGTGGCGGCGGGCGACACTTTGTTCCGGCTCGCCGACATCTCGACCATCTGGGTCAATGCCGACGTTCCGGAAAGCGAACTGGCGGCTGTTCGCATCGGCGCACCGGTCACGGTTCGGCTGCGGGGGCGGCCCGAAGCGGCCTTCCAGGGGAAGGTCGGCCTGATCTATCCGCAGGTGGCCGAGGCGACGCGCACCACCAAGGTCCGCGTCGAACTCGCCAATCCCGACGGGATTTTGCTTCCCAACATGTATGCCGAGGTCGAGATCGGATCGGGGGACGGGGTCCCTGTTCTCACCGTTCCCGAGAGTGCCGTGATCGACACGGGCACACGCCGCATCGTCATTCTCGACCGCGGGGAGGGCCGCTTCGAGCCGCGCGAGGTCAGGCTCGGCCTGCGTGGCGATGGCAGGGTCGCGATCAGCGACGGCGTGGCGGATGGCGACCGCGTCGTGGTTTCGGCCAATTTCCTGATCGATGCCGAAAGCAACCTCAAGGCCGCCTTGAGCGGGCTCAATCCGCCAGAGGTCAAGCCATGA
- a CDS encoding FixH family protein, whose translation MTVITHWRALAAALLLAMAAGPARAEITDYEFRLLQGELKPGHGVIVAVQLIDKRSGKPVPDAVIFARRIDMAPDGMETMTSPIEAVPATEPGTYRFKTNLTMEGGWRLSLAAKVQGEKGTLESRLVLRAVR comes from the coding sequence GTCATCACCCACTGGCGCGCGCTTGCCGCAGCGCTTCTGCTCGCCATGGCTGCGGGGCCAGCCCGCGCCGAGATCACGGATTATGAGTTTCGCCTCCTCCAGGGGGAGCTCAAGCCGGGCCATGGCGTTATCGTCGCGGTCCAGCTCATCGACAAGCGCTCGGGCAAGCCGGTGCCCGACGCCGTGATCTTCGCCAGGCGCATCGACATGGCGCCTGACGGCATGGAGACGATGACGTCCCCGATCGAAGCCGTGCCCGCGACCGAGCCCGGCACCTATCGCTTCAAGACCAACCTCACGATGGAAGGAGGCTGGCGGCTCTCGCTGGCTGCGAAGGTGCAGGGCGAGAAGGGCACGCTCGAAAGCCGCCTCGTCTTGAGAGCCGTGCGATGA